From one Prochlorococcus marinus str. MIT 0912 genomic stretch:
- a CDS encoding DUF3386 domain-containing protein, with translation MSGTDCTHLFKSAYENRYTWESDFSGYKGRCSWTDGEREVTGSFCLGQDLKATVKEIDDEEIHKAISSQLWEVAIHRVRRSFEQTHGKNTFTFGDTNKIGSEVIVGGKNEGDKYRVKNDIVTMVYRHIHGNLIIIHTNDVTHTGNGYLSKSYSSQYLDPISKKDLKEKSFYNDAFIPLFQGGPWVLSSRSIHQESSEGSIINKQVFSFSELQSLASEKGKTFES, from the coding sequence ATGTCAGGAACAGATTGTACGCATTTATTTAAGTCTGCCTACGAAAATCGCTACACTTGGGAATCAGATTTCTCAGGTTATAAAGGTAGATGTTCTTGGACAGATGGCGAAAGAGAAGTAACAGGAAGCTTTTGCTTAGGGCAAGATTTAAAAGCTACTGTTAAGGAAATAGATGACGAAGAAATACACAAAGCCATTTCTTCACAACTTTGGGAAGTTGCTATTCATCGAGTCAGAAGATCATTTGAACAAACTCATGGTAAAAATACCTTTACTTTTGGTGATACAAATAAAATTGGCTCAGAAGTAATAGTTGGAGGAAAAAATGAAGGTGACAAATATAGAGTCAAAAACGATATTGTGACAATGGTTTATAGGCATATCCATGGAAATCTAATAATCATCCACACTAATGATGTGACTCATACTGGTAACGGCTACTTAAGCAAAAGTTATTCTAGTCAATATCTGGATCCAATTTCAAAAAAAGATTTAAAGGAAAAAAGCTTTTACAATGATGCTTTTATCCCTTTATTCCAAGGTGGACCTTGGGTTTTATCTTCTAGATCAATACATCAAGAATCCTCAGAAGGTTCAATAATAAATAAGCAAGTTTTTTCTTTTTCGGAATTGCAAAGTCTTGCTTCTGAGAAAGGTAAGACTTTTGAATCTTAG
- a CDS encoding methyltransferase domain-containing protein, translated as MSLVNKDLFSRREEPLFSIKQPTLESPDSQLVSASQLYEKEAEKWIQLLKETGFSPEGCVLDRKVWEYVYILQAITTYVGDLKGKKGLAFGCGFEMMPSYFASRDSQVIVTDLVSQKYNWQATEVDQLYFKSIINKNDFKKRVSFKNVNMNSIPSDLKGFDYCWSCGSLEHIGSHDNGIRFVENAMNILAPGGIAVHTTEFTLTSDKVSHDSPDLSFYCKQDIEELAKKLIAKGHKIVLNFKRGNTPADTHVDTPDPKTRNFHYGRTLLAHMNNHVITSLGLIIQKG; from the coding sequence ATGTCATTGGTTAATAAAGATTTATTTTCAAGGAGAGAAGAGCCTTTATTCTCAATAAAACAGCCAACGTTAGAAAGTCCTGATAGTCAATTAGTTTCAGCGAGTCAACTATATGAGAAAGAAGCGGAAAAGTGGATTCAACTTCTTAAGGAGACTGGATTTAGTCCAGAAGGATGCGTATTGGATAGAAAAGTATGGGAATATGTATATATCCTTCAGGCGATTACAACTTACGTTGGAGACTTAAAAGGGAAAAAAGGTTTAGCCTTTGGATGTGGTTTTGAAATGATGCCTTCTTATTTTGCGTCAAGAGATAGCCAAGTAATAGTAACTGATTTGGTATCCCAAAAATATAACTGGCAAGCAACTGAAGTGGATCAATTATATTTTAAATCAATTATTAATAAAAACGATTTCAAAAAAAGAGTTAGTTTTAAAAATGTCAATATGAATTCGATTCCATCTGATTTGAAAGGTTTTGATTATTGCTGGTCCTGCGGCTCATTGGAACATATAGGTAGTCATGATAATGGAATTCGTTTTGTAGAGAATGCTATGAACATTTTAGCGCCAGGAGGTATTGCAGTTCATACCACTGAATTCACATTGACATCCGATAAAGTTAGTCATGATAGTCCTGACTTAAGCTTTTACTGCAAGCAAGATATAGAGGAATTAGCTAAAAAGCTAATAGCAAAAGGTCATAAAATTGTTTTAAATTTTAAACGTGGAAATACACCTGCAGATACACATGTAGACACCCCTGATCCAAAAACAAGAAATTTTCATTATGGAAGAACACTTCTTGCCCATATGAACAATCACGTAATCACTTCATTGGGTTTAATCATTCAAAAGGGATGA
- a CDS encoding amino acid ABC transporter ATP-binding protein, translating to MEPILVAKNLTKSYIKGLRALDDVSLTVNQGKVLVVMGPSGSGKSTLIRTFNGLETFDKGELNILGIKVDSTHDERKIQKIRRRVGMVFQQFNLFPHLSILENITLAPVHVQKRHQIEAEEYGMYLLSQMGIDSHAKKYPSQLSGGEQQRVAIARALALKPELLLFDEPTSALDPERINEVLDAMRRLAEQGMTMIVVTHEIGFAKDVSDQVLFMDSGKVIETSPPNIFFSNARHERSRKFLNQLDKN from the coding sequence ATGGAACCTATTCTTGTTGCGAAGAATCTCACTAAATCGTACATAAAAGGATTACGAGCTCTTGATGATGTTTCTCTTACAGTTAATCAAGGTAAAGTTCTAGTAGTCATGGGTCCCTCAGGCTCAGGGAAAAGTACTCTCATTCGGACTTTTAATGGTCTTGAGACTTTTGATAAAGGAGAGCTAAATATTTTAGGAATAAAAGTTGATTCCACTCATGATGAAAGAAAAATACAAAAAATACGAAGAAGAGTAGGTATGGTATTTCAACAATTTAATTTATTCCCTCATCTCTCAATCCTTGAAAATATCACTCTCGCTCCAGTACATGTGCAAAAACGTCATCAAATTGAAGCTGAAGAATATGGCATGTATCTCTTAAGTCAAATGGGAATAGATTCTCATGCCAAAAAATATCCAAGTCAACTTAGCGGAGGAGAACAGCAACGAGTAGCTATTGCGAGAGCTCTAGCCTTAAAGCCCGAATTACTTTTATTCGATGAACCCACTAGTGCTCTAGACCCAGAGCGAATCAACGAAGTACTCGATGCGATGAGAAGACTAGCTGAGCAAGGGATGACAATGATTGTAGTAACTCATGAAATTGGCTTTGCTAAAGACGTAAGTGATCAAGTTTTATTTATGGATTCAGGTAAAGTCATAGAAACATCTCCTCCAAATATTTTCTTTTCTAATGCTAGGCATGAAAGAAGTAGAAAGTTTTTAAATCAACTTGATAAGAATTAG
- a CDS encoding high light inducible protein — protein sequence MTPEAEKFNGWAAMLGFVAAFGAYATTGQIIPGIF from the coding sequence ATGACTCCTGAAGCAGAAAAATTTAATGGTTGGGCAGCAATGCTTGGCTTTGTTGCAGCCTTTGGCGCGTATGCAACAACCGGACAAATAATCCCTGGCATCTTTTAG
- a CDS encoding DUF805 domain-containing protein codes for MNFLERVLSNYFLAWSQIFNYKDKTSRIPFWHFFILDGLIGAVVSILSNNTLANDPNDFYTISEGYDWSYLYSIPSFLVFIALLIRRLRDIGKENLVLWAFCSFIPFYNLYIFAQPSSEK; via the coding sequence ATGAATTTTTTAGAGAGAGTTCTTTCAAATTACTTTCTGGCATGGAGCCAGATTTTTAATTACAAAGATAAAACAAGTAGAATACCATTTTGGCACTTTTTTATCCTGGATGGATTAATAGGAGCTGTGGTTTCAATACTATCTAATAACACCCTTGCTAATGATCCAAATGATTTTTATACCATCTCTGAGGGATATGATTGGAGTTATTTATATAGCATTCCATCTTTTTTAGTTTTTATAGCTTTATTAATCAGAAGGCTGAGAGATATAGGTAAGGAAAACTTAGTTTTATGGGCATTTTGTTCATTCATTCCTTTCTACAATCTTTATATATTTGCCCAGCCTTCCTCTGAAAAATAA
- a CDS encoding amino acid ABC transporter substrate-binding protein: MIKKFMRRLVSGIVGLAALLAGCATTNQDYSSRLNLIKNRNELICGVSGKIPGFSFMKSDGSYQGLDVDICKAFAAAIIGDSEKIQYRPLTAAERFTAIKTGEIDLLSRNTTFTLSRDSLGGNGLTFAPVVFHDGQGLMVKKESKISSLKDLANKSICVGSGTTTEQNINDAFESASLPYTPIKYQDLNQVVAGYLQGRCSAMTSDRSQLAAARSGFKNPKEHIILDDVLSKEPLAPASDGQDQKLADAMRWVIFSLISAEEQGITKSNIDEKVQIAKNNPQLKPLRRFLGIEGGLGEKIGLSNDFVVKVIRSTGNYGEIYERHLGINSEVPIPRGQNELYNKGGVHISPPFN; this comes from the coding sequence ATGATAAAAAAATTCATGCGTCGATTGGTATCAGGAATAGTTGGTCTTGCAGCTCTATTAGCTGGCTGTGCGACAACAAATCAAGACTATAGTTCTAGACTGAACCTAATAAAAAATCGCAATGAGTTGATTTGTGGAGTAAGTGGAAAGATTCCTGGATTTAGTTTTATGAAAAGTGATGGTAGCTATCAAGGACTAGATGTCGATATATGTAAAGCATTTGCTGCTGCAATTATAGGAGATTCAGAAAAGATCCAATATAGACCTCTAACTGCAGCAGAAAGATTTACAGCTATTAAAACAGGTGAAATTGACCTGTTATCAAGAAATACCACTTTCACTCTCAGTAGAGACTCCTTAGGTGGAAACGGATTAACTTTTGCACCAGTTGTTTTCCATGATGGCCAGGGATTGATGGTCAAGAAGGAAAGTAAAATTAGTAGTCTTAAAGATCTTGCAAATAAATCTATATGTGTAGGTTCAGGTACCACTACTGAGCAAAATATAAATGATGCCTTTGAGAGTGCCTCACTACCTTATACACCAATCAAATATCAAGATCTTAATCAAGTAGTTGCTGGATATTTACAGGGTCGTTGTTCAGCCATGACTTCTGATCGTTCACAATTAGCAGCAGCCAGATCTGGTTTTAAGAATCCAAAAGAACATATTATTCTTGATGATGTATTAAGCAAGGAGCCACTTGCTCCAGCCTCCGATGGCCAAGATCAGAAACTAGCTGATGCCATGAGATGGGTTATCTTTTCACTTATATCGGCAGAAGAGCAAGGGATAACAAAGTCAAATATTGATGAAAAAGTACAAATTGCAAAGAATAATCCTCAATTAAAACCTTTAAGAAGATTTCTAGGTATTGAGGGAGGACTTGGAGAAAAAATTGGTCTTAGCAATGACTTCGTAGTTAAAGTAATTAGATCAACTGGCAATTATGGAGAGATTTACGAAAGACATTTAGGAATAAATAGCGAGGTACCTATTCCAAGAGGGCAAAATGAGTTGTATAACAAAGGTGGTGTACATATTTCACCACCATTTAACTAA
- a CDS encoding EVE domain-containing protein, with translation MTEINYWLMKSEPDAYSIKDLQKEEETLWDGIRNYQARNFMRSMKIGDQAFFYHSNTKPPGIVGLMEIIETNLIDPFQFDENSKYFDKKSTRNKPRWDCVKTKYICEFKNMITLKELSETYTSDELTLVRKGNRLSIMPINKNIALDLLKKLKKN, from the coding sequence ATGACTGAGATTAACTACTGGCTAATGAAAAGTGAGCCAGATGCTTACAGCATTAAAGATTTACAAAAGGAAGAAGAAACTCTCTGGGATGGAATTCGAAATTATCAAGCTAGAAACTTTATGAGGTCAATGAAAATTGGCGATCAAGCTTTTTTTTATCATTCAAATACAAAGCCCCCTGGAATAGTTGGTTTAATGGAAATTATTGAGACAAACTTAATCGACCCATTTCAGTTTGATGAAAATTCAAAGTACTTTGACAAAAAATCAACACGTAATAAACCTCGTTGGGATTGTGTGAAAACTAAATATATCTGTGAATTTAAAAATATGATTACTTTAAAGGAGCTATCTGAAACTTATACGTCTGATGAACTAACGCTAGTTCGTAAAGGTAACAGGCTTTCAATTATGCCAATTAATAAAAATATCGCTTTAGATCTTCTAAAAAAGCTCAAGAAAAATTAA
- a CDS encoding high light inducible protein: MQPSNKTILERSIGRPAMMAFVLLTGVYLTTGQLIPGVV, translated from the coding sequence ATGCAACCTTCTAATAAGACAATTCTAGAAAGAAGCATTGGAAGACCAGCAATGATGGCTTTCGTCCTGCTAACAGGTGTCTACCTAACAACTGGTCAACTTATCCCTGGAGTTGTGTGA
- a CDS encoding DNA-directed RNA polymerase subunit omega, giving the protein MIKSGSGVNSKDLAKRGESLIRHSTNRYLTTVRIAFRAKQRRFDDFDGLLEESTVKPVQRAIIELSDEQDQPDLLPG; this is encoded by the coding sequence GTGATTAAGTCAGGTTCAGGAGTTAATTCCAAGGATTTAGCAAAAAGAGGCGAGAGTCTTATCAGACATTCCACTAATCGCTACCTCACTACTGTGAGGATTGCTTTTAGAGCAAAACAAAGAAGATTTGATGATTTTGATGGACTTCTAGAGGAATCAACAGTCAAGCCAGTACAAAGAGCCATAATTGAACTAAGTGATGAACAAGATCAGCCCGATCTATTACCCGGTTAG
- a CDS encoding hemagglutinin produces the protein MLLHFVPIHVFRETAQVTFFDAGVKGSNGADVVIHHNNAVSPPDDGNFEQYYIHHHQIDHNLVIEGTRKFTLINPEWDEPHHVIFLNRAMGALQIPIGTYHRSESGKEGSIVLNQAIRDNSFDKSKEFSPVSLRSNKQLRKARQSDPVYWIWEEERIKRVKPIFKGNSKNIGLESKVAANT, from the coding sequence ATGCTTCTTCATTTTGTCCCTATTCATGTTTTTCGTGAAACAGCACAAGTAACGTTCTTTGACGCTGGCGTAAAAGGATCAAATGGCGCCGATGTTGTCATCCATCACAACAATGCCGTATCTCCACCTGATGATGGCAATTTTGAGCAGTATTATATTCACCATCATCAAATTGATCATAATCTAGTCATTGAAGGTACCAGAAAATTCACTCTTATCAACCCTGAATGGGATGAGCCGCACCATGTGATTTTTTTAAATAGAGCAATGGGTGCACTGCAAATACCAATTGGAACTTATCACCGATCAGAGTCAGGAAAAGAAGGTAGTATAGTTTTGAATCAAGCAATTAGAGATAATTCATTTGATAAATCAAAAGAATTCTCACCGGTTAGCTTAAGATCAAATAAACAATTAAGAAAGGCTAGGCAGTCTGATCCCGTTTACTGGATTTGGGAAGAAGAAAGAATAAAAAGAGTAAAACCAATTTTCAAAGGGAACTCTAAGAACATTGGTTTAGAGTCAAAAGTAGCTGCCAATACATAA
- a CDS encoding amino acid ABC transporter permease produces MFNINSIIAYFKNIRKTVFSNLLNTIVTLLIIVLISVTCINTFEWIIFKANWKVVISNLPLYAFGSYPPNEQWRPATWIISLLTLSIFTLWGPNWKCLRKNLLIIWVGTIPLGLYLLYGGIGLSPITSRHWGGLTLTILLTVCSSFFSLPFGIVLALCRQSSLPIIQKLSSIYIDGMRAIPLIAVLFFGQLLIPLFLPVGIQIDRVWRAIFAFTLFVSAYIAEDIRGGLQSIPNTQIEAANSLGLNQYQIIQFVLIPQALRIALPALTNQSIGLFQNTSLMAILGLVELLGVGRSILANPEFIGQYIEVYVWLACVYWMVCTIMAVLARHLEQRMNINQANF; encoded by the coding sequence ATGTTCAATATAAATTCAATAATAGCTTACTTTAAGAACATAAGGAAGACTGTATTTTCAAATTTATTGAATACTATTGTTACTTTGCTCATTATTGTATTGATTAGTGTAACTTGTATTAATACTTTTGAATGGATCATATTTAAGGCTAATTGGAAAGTCGTAATATCAAATCTTCCGTTATACGCATTTGGAAGTTACCCACCGAATGAACAATGGAGACCTGCTACTTGGATTATTAGTCTTCTTACTCTCAGTATCTTTACTCTTTGGGGTCCTAATTGGAAATGTCTACGTAAAAATCTATTAATTATATGGGTAGGAACAATACCCTTAGGTCTATATTTACTTTATGGAGGGATTGGCTTATCACCTATAACGAGTAGACATTGGGGTGGGTTAACTCTAACTATACTTTTAACTGTTTGTAGCTCATTCTTTTCATTACCTTTTGGAATAGTTTTGGCACTATGTCGACAGAGTTCATTACCAATAATTCAGAAGCTGAGTTCAATTTATATAGATGGTATGAGAGCAATTCCTCTTATTGCAGTACTTTTCTTTGGTCAATTACTAATACCTTTATTCCTTCCTGTTGGAATACAAATTGATCGTGTTTGGAGAGCTATCTTTGCGTTTACTCTTTTTGTCTCTGCCTACATAGCGGAAGATATTCGTGGAGGGCTACAGTCCATCCCCAACACTCAAATAGAGGCAGCCAATAGCCTTGGCCTTAACCAATACCAAATCATTCAATTCGTATTAATTCCTCAAGCTTTACGGATTGCATTACCTGCTCTGACTAATCAATCTATTGGGCTGTTTCAAAATACATCTTTAATGGCTATTTTAGGACTAGTGGAGTTACTAGGTGTCGGCAGAAGTATCCTGGCTAATCCAGAATTTATTGGTCAATATATTGAAGTTTATGTTTGGCTAGCATGTGTCTATTGGATGGTTTGTACAATCATGGCTGTTCTAGCACGGCATCTTGAACAAAGAATGAACATTAATCAAGCCAATTTCTGA
- a CDS encoding high light inducible protein, giving the protein MPTKNNNTRNIDLEKLTAERLNGYAALIGCIALIGAYATTGQIIPGFV; this is encoded by the coding sequence ATGCCTACCAAAAACAACAACACAAGAAATATTGACCTTGAAAAGTTAACTGCAGAAAGGTTAAATGGCTATGCAGCACTAATTGGTTGTATTGCTTTAATTGGTGCATATGCAACAACTGGACAAATTATTCCTGGCTTTGTTTAA
- a CDS encoding ABC transporter permease subunit (The N-terminal region of this protein, as described by TIGR01726, is a three transmembrane segment that identifies a subfamily of ABC transporter permease subunits, which specificities that include histidine, arginine, glutamine, glutamate, L-cystine (sic), the opines (in Agrobacterium) octopine and nopaline, etc.), translating to MRINQKIFLQFGICIILFGLIGILINNLTINLIRTGLGFNFSWLSQAASFALAEHPLPYTPSNSYAWALVIGWLNSLKVIVSSLILATFLGTLIGFARTGKNSLLGLISAGYITIIRQTPLLLQLMFWYFVGFLGLTNNMVIKVNNIFNISNQGIEFSGLTFSSEFLALLLGLSIFTSAYIAEVIRGGILSVPRGQWEAFRSLGLSERKGLIRIIIPQALPAIIPGLTSQYLNLAKNSTLAIAVGYSDIYAINDTIINQTGRAIECFIILLVSFLLLNLLITNTMEIINILILKSRKYN from the coding sequence ATGAGAATAAATCAAAAAATATTTTTGCAATTTGGAATATGTATTATCTTATTTGGTTTAATTGGGATACTAATTAATAATTTAACAATAAATCTAATAAGAACAGGTCTTGGTTTTAATTTTAGCTGGCTTTCTCAAGCAGCAAGTTTTGCTTTAGCGGAACACCCCTTACCTTATACCCCCTCAAATAGCTATGCTTGGGCATTAGTTATAGGTTGGCTCAACAGTCTTAAAGTTATTGTCTCATCATTAATATTGGCTACTTTCTTGGGAACACTAATAGGCTTTGCAAGAACAGGTAAAAACTCATTATTAGGTCTCATTTCGGCTGGATACATCACAATAATTAGACAAACTCCTCTTTTACTTCAACTTATGTTTTGGTATTTTGTTGGGTTCTTAGGTTTAACAAACAACATGGTTATCAAAGTAAATAATATATTCAACATTTCAAATCAAGGAATAGAATTTTCAGGATTAACTTTTTCCTCAGAGTTTTTAGCATTATTACTTGGTCTTAGTATATTTACAAGTGCTTACATAGCAGAGGTAATCCGCGGAGGAATTCTTTCCGTTCCTCGAGGACAATGGGAAGCATTTAGGAGCTTAGGGCTTTCAGAAAGGAAAGGACTTATCCGTATAATAATTCCACAAGCATTACCGGCGATCATTCCAGGATTAACTAGTCAATATCTTAACCTTGCTAAAAACAGTACCCTAGCAATCGCAGTAGGTTACTCAGATATTTACGCAATTAATGATACTATTATAAATCAAACAGGAAGAGCTATTGAGTGTTTTATCATATTACTTGTTAGTTTCTTGCTATTAAATCTATTGATAACTAATACCATGGAAATCATAAATATTTTAATTTTAAAATCAAGAAAATATAATTAA
- a CDS encoding ABC-F family ATP-binding cassette domain-containing protein: MVEINNGEARKYQGNYRQFLQQKVEQEQSEASTKKKFQGVLRKELAWLRQGPKARSTKQKARIQRIAEMQAKPRNHVKAKLEMNSLSRRIGKIAIEAEGVGLSLNDKENNLDLLHDFTYSFSPEDRVGIIGPNGSGKSTLLDLIAGTRLPTSGKIKLGETVHVGYLDQHTNDLNQGSGLKRKVIEFVEEAALRIDHGGKQITASQLLEKFLFPPSQQHSPLLKLSGGEKRRLALCKMLIQAPNVLLLDEPTNDLDIQTLSVLEDFLEDFKGCVVVVSHDRYFLDRTIDRIFNFENGHLRRYEGNYSRFLEQKILEERNNETTERDQMVNNLPNKRELKIKSNFQNKIRKLSFKEAKELKELDLKLPMLEKQKIYLEKKINGSDVDISETSHQLAELIEVIQEHEDRWIELSELSEPAK, encoded by the coding sequence ATGGTTGAAATCAATAATGGAGAAGCTCGCAAGTATCAGGGAAATTATCGCCAATTTCTTCAACAAAAAGTAGAACAAGAACAATCAGAGGCATCTACAAAGAAAAAATTTCAGGGTGTTTTAAGAAAGGAATTAGCTTGGTTAAGACAAGGTCCTAAAGCAAGAAGTACAAAACAAAAAGCACGTATTCAAAGGATTGCTGAAATGCAAGCGAAACCTAGAAATCATGTCAAAGCCAAATTAGAAATGAATTCATTGAGTAGAAGAATTGGAAAAATCGCAATTGAAGCTGAAGGTGTAGGACTCTCTTTAAATGATAAAGAGAATAATTTGGATCTTCTACATGATTTCACGTATAGCTTTAGTCCGGAGGATCGAGTAGGCATTATTGGTCCAAATGGAAGTGGTAAATCGACTCTTTTAGATCTAATTGCAGGTACAAGATTGCCTACTAGTGGAAAAATAAAACTTGGGGAAACCGTTCATGTTGGCTATCTCGATCAACATACAAATGATTTAAATCAAGGGAGTGGTCTAAAGCGCAAAGTTATCGAATTCGTGGAGGAAGCCGCATTACGAATTGATCATGGAGGAAAACAAATAACCGCATCACAACTCTTAGAAAAATTCCTGTTTCCACCCAGTCAGCAACATAGTCCTCTACTTAAGCTTTCAGGAGGAGAAAAAAGAAGACTTGCTCTCTGCAAAATGCTCATACAAGCTCCAAATGTATTGTTGCTTGATGAGCCTACCAATGATTTAGATATACAAACACTAAGCGTACTAGAGGATTTTCTTGAGGACTTTAAAGGTTGTGTCGTAGTCGTATCGCATGATAGATATTTTCTTGATCGAACTATTGATCGAATTTTTAATTTTGAAAATGGTCATTTACGAAGATATGAAGGTAATTACTCGCGATTTCTGGAACAAAAAATATTAGAGGAGCGAAATAACGAAACCACAGAAAGAGACCAGATGGTTAATAATTTACCTAACAAGCGTGAATTAAAAATAAAATCAAATTTTCAAAATAAAATAAGAAAATTAAGTTTTAAAGAAGCTAAAGAATTGAAAGAACTAGATCTGAAACTACCTATGTTAGAAAAACAGAAAATATATTTAGAAAAAAAAATAAATGGTAGCGATGTAGACATTAGTGAAACTAGTCATCAATTAGCAGAGCTTATTGAAGTTATTCAAGAGCATGAGGATAGATGGATTGAGCTAAGTGAGTTGTCTGAGCCAGCCAAATAA
- a CDS encoding DUF1818 family protein — protein MIKKEGPGWRIIRDSSRNNFSTLIGGEFWAIELNKYEWENLVKVIIDLSDQYKSVKDQLMGDENITLELERSPWFAILKGDQYGWDLRLILSASGLINRGAEVYWPRNVTNHVSNAMRTMWDSDYL, from the coding sequence GTGATTAAAAAAGAAGGTCCGGGTTGGAGAATAATTAGAGATTCATCAAGAAACAACTTTTCTACGCTTATAGGAGGAGAATTTTGGGCAATAGAATTGAACAAATATGAGTGGGAAAATTTAGTTAAGGTGATAATAGATCTGTCTGATCAGTACAAATCAGTAAAAGATCAATTGATGGGAGATGAGAATATAACTTTGGAATTAGAACGTAGCCCTTGGTTTGCAATTTTGAAGGGTGATCAATATGGATGGGATCTCAGATTGATTTTGAGTGCAAGCGGGTTAATAAATAGAGGGGCAGAGGTTTATTGGCCTAGAAATGTGACTAACCATGTTTCTAATGCAATGAGAACAATGTGGGATTCAGACTATTTGTGA
- a CDS encoding DUF2811 domain-containing protein, whose product MKNIDFMEEKSSIQSSEVMESEDTISFQTEIPKQIQQAMKVYIEKHPNWDQYRLLQAALAGFLIQNGISSRLITRLYIGNMFGSHSF is encoded by the coding sequence ATGAAAAATATTGATTTTATGGAAGAAAAAAGCTCGATTCAAAGTTCGGAAGTTATGGAATCTGAGGACACAATTAGTTTTCAAACAGAAATACCAAAGCAAATTCAACAAGCTATGAAAGTTTATATTGAGAAACATCCTAATTGGGATCAATACAGGCTTTTGCAGGCTGCACTAGCCGGTTTTTTGATCCAAAACGGTATTAGTTCAAGATTGATAACACGTCTTTATATTGGGAATATGTTTGGATCTCATTCTTTTTGA